The Cohnella abietis genome has a segment encoding these proteins:
- a CDS encoding winged helix-turn-helix transcriptional regulator: MNTENCVTTDLNLKNTGFGYTLSLIGGKYKIVIIYWLAEHKVMRHNELKRCIGTISFKTLSIMLKELEADGIIHREEYPQIPPKVEYSLSERGRSLVPVLDMMCQWGENNRPVLAFK; the protein is encoded by the coding sequence GTGAACACCGAGAATTGCGTTACAACTGACCTGAATCTTAAAAACACAGGCTTTGGATACACTTTATCACTAATAGGTGGTAAATATAAAATAGTTATTATTTATTGGTTAGCGGAACATAAAGTTATGCGGCACAATGAGCTCAAAAGATGTATAGGAACGATTTCATTCAAAACGTTAAGCATTATGCTCAAAGAACTTGAAGCTGACGGTATCATTCACCGTGAGGAGTATCCGCAAATTCCTCCCAAGGTGGAATATTCATTGTCTGAAAGGGGACGCTCCCTTGTCCCTGTACTCGATATGATGTGTCAGTGGGGAGAAAATAATCGTCCAGTCCTCGCGTTTAAGTAA